One genomic window of Struthio camelus isolate bStrCam1 chromosome 1, bStrCam1.hap1, whole genome shotgun sequence includes the following:
- the SLC15A1 gene encoding solute carrier family 15 member 1 isoform X1, producing MAKSKSNGRSAPSCFGYPISIFFIVINEFCERFSYYGMRAVLVLYFKYFLRWDDNVSTAIYHTFVALCYLTPILGALIADSWLGKFKTIISLSVVYTIGQAIISISSINDLTDYNRDGTPDHIPVHVALSIVGLILIALGTGGIKPCVAAFGGDQFEDHQEKQRTRFFSIFYLSINAGSLISTILTPILRGEECGIHSKQRCYPLAFGVPAALMAVALIVFVIGSRMYKKVQPQGNIMVQVSKCIGFAIKNRFRHRSKEYPKREHWLDWASEKYDKRLIAQTKMVLKVLFLYIPLPMFWALFDQQGSRWTLQATTMDGNFGAIQIQPDQMQTVNPILIIIMVPVVDAVIYPLIKKCRIDFTPLRKITVGMFLASLAFVAAALVQVQIDKTLPVFPAAGQSQIKVVNLGSVDATVKFEPGLQSVSVAPEMATGYMTFETSEINLLTVTFGNQTVNHSISSLEKNRHTLAVKNIGTTVVAELLLDNVTSKPEEGNNLIRFVNNMAQTVNISMDSTHFGPLTSLSASNYEVFSRGSKSILGNTNSSSCGNFSKTFGFGSAYTIIINKCSGSSLEATYVEDIPPNTVHMAWQIPQYFIITCAEVVFSVTGLEFSYSQAPSNMKAVLQAGWLLTVAVGNIIVLIVAGASKLSEQWAEYVLFAALLLVVCIIFAVMAYFYTYVDPNEIEAQLDEDEKKQAKKDKDLLEKEAEAVSQM from the exons CAAAAAGCAAGAGTAATGGCAGATCAGCG CCAAGCTGCTTTGGCTACCCCATCAGTATCTTCTTCATCGTCATCAATGAGTTCTGCGAGCGGTTCTCCTACTATGGCATGCGAG CTGTGCTCGTTCTGTATTTCAAATACTTCCTGCGTTGGGATGACAATGTGTCTACAGCCATCTACCACACGTTTGTTGCTCTGTGCTACTTGACACCCATCCTTGGAGCGCTCATTGCAGATTCTTGGCTGGGAAAGTTTAA GACCATTATTTCCCTGTCTGTTGTCTATACAATTGGACAGGCAATCATATCTATAAGCTCCATAAATGACCTGACTGATTACAACCGGGATGGCACTCCTGATCATATTCCAGTGCACGT TGCCCTGTCCATTGTTGGTCTGATCCTCATTGCACTTGGTACTGGTGGCATCAAACCTTGTGTGGCAGCATTTGGTGGCGATCAATTTGAAGATCACCAG gaaaaacaaagaactaGGTTCTTCTCCATCTTTTATTTGTCCATTAATGCTGGAAGTCTTATATCCACTATACTCACGCCAATTCTCAGAG gTGAAGAATGTGGCATTCATAGCAAACAACGATGTTATCCACTCGCCTTTGGAGTTCCTGCTGCCCTCATGGCTGTTGCACTGA TTGTGTTCGTAATTGGAAGCCGAATGTACAAGAAAGTTCAACCTCAAGGCAATATAATGGTTCAAGTTTCCAAATGCATTGGA TTTGCCATCAAAAACAGGTTTCGGCATCGCAGCAAGGAGTACCCCAAGAGAGAGCATTGGCTGGACTGGGCAAGTGAGAAGTATGAT AAACGACTTATTGCTCAGACTAAGATGGTATTGAAGGTGCTTTTCCTTTACATTCCTCTCCCCATGTTCTGGGCGCTCTTTGACCAGCAG GGGTCAAGATGGACACTGCAAGCCACAACAATGGATGGGAATTTT GGAGCTATTCAGATTCAGCCAGACCAAATGCAG ACTGTGAATCCAATCCTGATTATCATCATGGTCCCAGTTGTAGATGCTGTGATttatcctttaattaaaaaatgcaggATCGATTTTAC GCCCCTGAGGAAGATCACTGTTGGTATGTTCCTTGCATCTTTGGCTTTTGTTGCTGCTGCCCTTGTGCAAGTACAAATAGAT AAAACACTTCCTGTTTTCCCTGCAGCTGGGCAATCCCAAATCAAAGTAGTAAATCTAGGTTCTGTTGATGCAACAGTTAAATTTGAACCTGGACTTCAGAGTGTGTCTGTAGCACCTGAGATGGCA aCTGGGTACATGACATTTGAGACTTCTGAGATAAATTTATTAACTGTAACCTTTGGAAATCAAACTGTAAATCATTCCATCAGTTCGCTAGAGAAAAACCGTCATACTCTTGCAGTTAAAAATATTGGAACAACTGTTGTAGCTGAATTG CTGCTTGACAATGTCACATCAAAaccagaagaaggaaataatctcaTCAG ATTTGTAAACAATATGGCTCAGACAGTCAACATCAGTATGGATAGCACTCACTTTGGACCACTGACATCTCTTTCTGCCAGTAATTATGAAGTCTTTTCAAGAGGAAG taaaagtaTTTTGGGGAATACAAATTCATCTTCTTGTGGAAATTTCTCAAAGACATTTGGATTTGGCAGTGCCTATACAATTATAATCAACAAG TGTTCTGGAAGCTCATTAGAGGCAACATATGTTGAAGATATCCCACCCAATACAGTCCACATGGCTTGGCAGATTCCTCAGTACTTTATTATTACATGCGCTGAAGTAGTCTTCTCTGTCACTGGACTGGAGTTTTCATACTCGCAG GCCCCATCCAATATGAAGGCAGTGCTACAGGCAGGATGGCTGCTAACAGTGGCTGTTGGTAACATAATTGTCCTAATTGTGGCTGGAGCATCCAAACTCAGTGAGCAG tgggCAGAATATGTGCTGTTTGCTGCCTTGCTGTTGGTGgtttgcattatttttgctgtCATGGCTTATTTTTATACCTATGTTGATCCAAATGAGATTGAAGCCCAACTTGATGAGGATGAGAAGAAACAAGCCAAAAAGGATAAAGACCTTCTTGAAAAGGAAGCTGAAGCTGTCTCTCAGATGTAA
- the SLC15A1 gene encoding solute carrier family 15 member 1 isoform X2, which yields MVAKSKSNGRSAPSCFGYPISIFFIVINEFCERFSYYGMRAVLVLYFKYFLRWDDNVSTAIYHTFVALCYLTPILGALIADSWLGKFKTIISLSVVYTIGQAIISISSINDLTDYNRDGTPDHIPVHVALSIVGLILIALGTGGIKPCVAAFGGDQFEDHQEKQRTRFFSIFYLSINAGSLISTILTPILRGEECGIHSKQRCYPLAFGVPAALMAVALIVFVIGSRMYKKVQPQGNIMVQVSKCIGFAIKNRFRHRSKEYPKREHWLDWASEKYDKRLIAQTKMVLKVLFLYIPLPMFWALFDQQGSRWTLQATTMDGNFGAIQIQPDQMQTVNPILIIIMVPVVDAVIYPLIKKCRIDFTPLRKITVGMFLASLAFVAAALVQVQIDKTLPVFPAAGQSQIKVVNLGSVDATVKFEPGLQSVSVAPEMATGYMTFETSEINLLTVTFGNQTVNHSISSLEKNRHTLAVKNIGTTVVAELLLDNVTSKPEEGNNLIRFVNNMAQTVNISMDSTHFGPLTSLSASNYEVFSRGSKSILGNTNSSSCGNFSKTFGFGSAYTIIINKCSGSSLEATYVEDIPPNTVHMAWQIPQYFIITCAEVVFSVTGLEFSYSQAPSNMKAVLQAGWLLTVAVGNIIVLIVAGASKLSEQWAEYVLFAALLLVVCIIFAVMAYFYTYVDPNEIEAQLDEDEKKQAKKDKDLLEKEAEAVSQM from the exons tagCAAAAAGCAAGAGTAATGGCAGATCAGCG CCAAGCTGCTTTGGCTACCCCATCAGTATCTTCTTCATCGTCATCAATGAGTTCTGCGAGCGGTTCTCCTACTATGGCATGCGAG CTGTGCTCGTTCTGTATTTCAAATACTTCCTGCGTTGGGATGACAATGTGTCTACAGCCATCTACCACACGTTTGTTGCTCTGTGCTACTTGACACCCATCCTTGGAGCGCTCATTGCAGATTCTTGGCTGGGAAAGTTTAA GACCATTATTTCCCTGTCTGTTGTCTATACAATTGGACAGGCAATCATATCTATAAGCTCCATAAATGACCTGACTGATTACAACCGGGATGGCACTCCTGATCATATTCCAGTGCACGT TGCCCTGTCCATTGTTGGTCTGATCCTCATTGCACTTGGTACTGGTGGCATCAAACCTTGTGTGGCAGCATTTGGTGGCGATCAATTTGAAGATCACCAG gaaaaacaaagaactaGGTTCTTCTCCATCTTTTATTTGTCCATTAATGCTGGAAGTCTTATATCCACTATACTCACGCCAATTCTCAGAG gTGAAGAATGTGGCATTCATAGCAAACAACGATGTTATCCACTCGCCTTTGGAGTTCCTGCTGCCCTCATGGCTGTTGCACTGA TTGTGTTCGTAATTGGAAGCCGAATGTACAAGAAAGTTCAACCTCAAGGCAATATAATGGTTCAAGTTTCCAAATGCATTGGA TTTGCCATCAAAAACAGGTTTCGGCATCGCAGCAAGGAGTACCCCAAGAGAGAGCATTGGCTGGACTGGGCAAGTGAGAAGTATGAT AAACGACTTATTGCTCAGACTAAGATGGTATTGAAGGTGCTTTTCCTTTACATTCCTCTCCCCATGTTCTGGGCGCTCTTTGACCAGCAG GGGTCAAGATGGACACTGCAAGCCACAACAATGGATGGGAATTTT GGAGCTATTCAGATTCAGCCAGACCAAATGCAG ACTGTGAATCCAATCCTGATTATCATCATGGTCCCAGTTGTAGATGCTGTGATttatcctttaattaaaaaatgcaggATCGATTTTAC GCCCCTGAGGAAGATCACTGTTGGTATGTTCCTTGCATCTTTGGCTTTTGTTGCTGCTGCCCTTGTGCAAGTACAAATAGAT AAAACACTTCCTGTTTTCCCTGCAGCTGGGCAATCCCAAATCAAAGTAGTAAATCTAGGTTCTGTTGATGCAACAGTTAAATTTGAACCTGGACTTCAGAGTGTGTCTGTAGCACCTGAGATGGCA aCTGGGTACATGACATTTGAGACTTCTGAGATAAATTTATTAACTGTAACCTTTGGAAATCAAACTGTAAATCATTCCATCAGTTCGCTAGAGAAAAACCGTCATACTCTTGCAGTTAAAAATATTGGAACAACTGTTGTAGCTGAATTG CTGCTTGACAATGTCACATCAAAaccagaagaaggaaataatctcaTCAG ATTTGTAAACAATATGGCTCAGACAGTCAACATCAGTATGGATAGCACTCACTTTGGACCACTGACATCTCTTTCTGCCAGTAATTATGAAGTCTTTTCAAGAGGAAG taaaagtaTTTTGGGGAATACAAATTCATCTTCTTGTGGAAATTTCTCAAAGACATTTGGATTTGGCAGTGCCTATACAATTATAATCAACAAG TGTTCTGGAAGCTCATTAGAGGCAACATATGTTGAAGATATCCCACCCAATACAGTCCACATGGCTTGGCAGATTCCTCAGTACTTTATTATTACATGCGCTGAAGTAGTCTTCTCTGTCACTGGACTGGAGTTTTCATACTCGCAG GCCCCATCCAATATGAAGGCAGTGCTACAGGCAGGATGGCTGCTAACAGTGGCTGTTGGTAACATAATTGTCCTAATTGTGGCTGGAGCATCCAAACTCAGTGAGCAG tgggCAGAATATGTGCTGTTTGCTGCCTTGCTGTTGGTGgtttgcattatttttgctgtCATGGCTTATTTTTATACCTATGTTGATCCAAATGAGATTGAAGCCCAACTTGATGAGGATGAGAAGAAACAAGCCAAAAAGGATAAAGACCTTCTTGAAAAGGAAGCTGAAGCTGTCTCTCAGATGTAA